ATGCGAGGAGTTTCTTCCCAACGGGTGCGTGGGTGGCAAATGAGAAGATTCGATGCCGAAATTGccgttctaaaaaaaataaaaatttgtaacatTGTAGCATTAGGTGATTCTTCTGTTTCATTTGTTTCATTTTTTAGCTGTTGTTGTTTACTATGGTCTTCAACTTGAAAGTGGGTGATAGTGGGGTTGGTTAAACCACGTTTTTCAACCTTGCATGTATTtatctgtttttttttctttctttttggttTCTTCTCAGAACGCTGGAACTCATGAAACAAAATTGCAGCCTGTTTAAGATGAAGAAACTTTCAAATGTGAACTAAGACAGCAACCATAAACAACTTTTTTAGACGAAAAAAACTGTACCGATTACCAATATTTTATGAGGAACCTAGCCCTGATTCAGTCCTTGAACATCGTAGCTCCAGCTCAAATGAGAAGAGGACACATGTCTCTTTTGGAACAGGAATATCCATTCCGGCCAAGACCCGGTTCAGGTTCCGGTTCGAATCCATGGTCAAAGTCACCTATACGAATTCCTATTCCAAAAGTGAAGAGAACAAAAAGAGTTCCTTCTCCTCTTCAACCTGTTCAATATTGGACCAGAACCTACAATGGACATATATGTTGTtgtaatggtattattattatcccCTTCCTTTTTGTTTATGTTGTCTAGATAGGGAGACAAGTGTACCTGGAAACACACTTGCTGTACAAACAAGCAGATATGCCGATATGCTTGCTTGCTTCCTTCCTTTCTTCTAACAATTTCACTTGTGCTCCTCCTGCACCAGCTGCCGTCACTCAAGCTCATCCCCCAGCTGTGACTAAGTAAGTTTAAGCCACGTTTTCGTTATTATTGTTTATTTGGGTTTATTTTGTTTGGTCTTGTGCGGTCTAAATACAATTTCTGGTGTATAGTGTACATTTCATAATTACAGGCCTGCCTCTGTTCCTTCAGCTACTCCAGCTACAGATGCAGCATCTATTGTGAATGCTCTGTTAGTATTTCCCAACATGACGTGATACTCCCGATTATATAATTTAGTGACCTTTCATATTGTGTGGTTTACTAATGCTTGTGACGGTTGATCATATATATAGGCTAGAAGAGAATGTATACGATGAAGCCGCATCAAAATCTTCTTGATATGATCGGTGGGATTTGGGATAGGGGGATACATTTGTCCTATGATGTTGTCAACTTCCATAATCATTTACTTTGTGTGTATAAATTTAATGTTTTTGATATTTGTTGCATTATTTATTTATTGACATTTATTTCAATACTATTACTTATAACATTAACATAAATCACTTATTATATTTTTAGAATTTTGTATGAAAAATTGTCCGCGaatgcgcgggttataaactagttaatTTTTCTTCTTTTAAAACAAACATTAAAAATGTAAAGAAAATAATCAGAGATTTTGTCCCCCACCGCTTTTGGACCCACCATACTAACTGGCTTTATTGAACCAAAAACCAATCTGTCATTCATCTGATCCTGCCTCCTTAAAAATTCACCATTGTTACCGTTTTTATTCACAAGatctattttttatttaataaacacACCCTTacacatacaaaaaaaaaaaaaaaaagaaaaaaaaaagaactaCCAATTTCAAGTAAACACAATCAAGATCCCGACTTAATTCGCCGGTAAAATTTCATGCTTTGTGATTATTTTTGGCAATTACTAATTTTTATTCATGTTTGGCATCTGGGGTGCGACTAGAAGTACTTAAATTCCACTACTTGATATCAAGTAGATTGAAAGCAGTTATATTTAAAAAGTTGTGAAATTTATCTGAATCTGAATTTTAATTGTTGAATTTATTGAAGTTCATAATCAATTGGCATTTGGGTATTGCATAATTTCATGGATCCTGCAGATTTCATTAAGTTTAGACAATCTGTGTTAAAGTTTGTTAACTTCAAAAACAGTTTTTAAAACTAATTATTCGAATAATTTAGGTAATTGCATGTCCTTTTGAGTAATTTTACTGAGTTTTCTTCATGAATTACATATGGGTGTTGCATAATTTACTTAAATTCATCCAATATTATTGAATTTAAAGGGGGTATTAGCGGTTATTGTGTAATATTCGTACATTTATCTGAATTTTGAATGTTAATTGTTAAATTGTTTGAAGGTCATCATCAATTGGTATTGGGGTATTGCATATATTTGTAGATCCTGTTAATATCCTAAAGCTTTATGATAGTTATTAAACTGTAACTTTATGTGATTTATTTATGGTAAATGCATGTTCATTAAGTAATGTTTCTTATTTTGGTTCAAATTCTGTTTAGATGCTGTTACTTTTCTTGTGTTAAAAAAGGCATAGTCAGTTATTATGTAATTTTCTAGCATTGATCTGAATTTTGAGTATGATTTATTAAATTCATTAAATTTCATCATCAATTGGCATTTGGGTACTGCATGATTTCCTGGATCCTGCAATTCTCTATTCATAGCTAAACTTATTGACTTTCGTCAACTACATGCCTTCGAGTTTTTGATGAATTTCTTTGAACTCAATTTGATTATTAGATTAATGAGTACCATTTATATTCTTATATTTTCTTATGCATTTGGGCTTTCTCTATCGTACATTGACAGTTTTAACTGATTGTGTACATAACTGCATGTGATTTGCTGTAATTAAGAGAATACCATTTAGATAAGATGAAAATTTTCTTCCACTTCGACTGTTCAAATGTCAAGTAGACTAATCATATGTAACACCATATTGAGTTGAAACCGTAAAAAAATTTAGATCTGATGAACTATTTAATCTCATGAGTTATGACCACTACTATGAAGTAGAAAAATAGTTGGTCCTTAATTCTTGATAGACATAAAGAGTATCACTATAATAGTTATATAGGTTTGACTTTGATTGTCAAAGTTTGTTGTTTAATATGAGATGAAACATAATAAAATTATGCTACAATTTAGGCAATCGGGGAATGATTCAGTAATGGGAAAGAAAGGAGGCTGGCTATCTTCACTTAAGAAGACTTTCAGTCCAATCTCTAAAGAGCGAAAAAGACAGGTTTTAAACCATTCATTGCAATTTCGTTAAGGTTAAAACGTGTAGTTAGCTAACAACATGTTTGACAttaaaattccagaaaaatatagAAGAACATCATTCAGTACCCGATCCGCCAATTGTAGAAAATGCTGGTGGTTCTGACGATTTTCATCCATTTCCACCGCCAGAGGAGGTGAAACCGATTGTGGCGGTGGATGAGCCGCCACAAAATGTATATTCCGTTGCTGCCGCCAGTACTGCTACTGCATCAACATCAATGGATGCCACCACACCTTTGCATTCAGGAAAATCAAGGGAGGAAGTTGCAGCTCTCAAGATTCAAACAATTTTTCGCGGTTACTTGGTATTTAATTATTTTCTCAAATTGCCTTTTTTGTTCTATTAATCCGTTGTATCTAAGCAGTTGAGACTAGAGGTTGCGGTTTTATATGATTCACTTATGATGGTTCGATTCAGTTATAATTTGGCTAAATGAAAAACTATTAAAATGTGTATACTTTTTTTGTTGGCAAAATGTTTTCGGTCGACGTTAAACAAAGTTTCGAGCCAGAAGTTATCAGTCACTTATAGCATTTTTATGGATGGCATGATAATAGTAATTTATTGTTCTTGTTAACAGGCAAGAAGGGCGTTATGGGGTTTGCGAGGGCTTGTTAGATTGAAGACAGTAGTTGAAGGGCCTAATGTGAAAAGACAAACGGCTAACACCCTCAAATGCACCAAAAACTTATCTCATTTGCAGTCCCAGATCAATTCTAGAAGGATCCGGATGTCAGAGGAGAACCAAGCTCTCCAGAAACAAATCCTAAGGACTAAAGAATTCGAAAACATGCAGGTTTAATTTTTAGACCCTTTGACATTTAGAAACCTAATTGTGTCTCCTTTTGTTAATCTAGGATAGCATCCTTTTGGGATTGTTTAGTTAAAGAAATTTTtgctttctaaaaatatatatatatatttttctaacGACAAACCTTAGGGCTGTCGTCAAGGTGCAAAAAAGACTTACACTTTCTAATAACTATCATTTAAATAGGGTTGTCGTCAAGGTGCAAAAAAGACTTGCACTTTCTTATAACTATCATTTAAAAGTCAACATTAACCACTTTCATGCACCTTAACGACAACCCCCAAAGGGTGGGGGTTGTCGTtggaaaacttcaaattttttactaCGTTTTATATACGTGATAAATGTGTTGAAACAGAATGGGGATGAATGGAACGATAGTGTACAGTCTAAAGAAGAGATGGAAGCAAAACTTTTAAGTAAATACGAGGCTACCATGCGAAGAGAACGGGCCATGGCTTATTCCTTTTCTCATCAGGTAAACATTTAAGCGCGTTTTAGGGGcgttctttttctttttttgttttcaaaaaaaaaaaaaaaaaaaaaacagatatgCTTCAGAGTATAAACAACCCACATATATTTGAGACTGACGTTTGGGCGATTATACTCAAACAGCAACCATGGAAGAAATCAGCAGGAACAACAAACATGCTTTTCATGGACCCCACCAATCCTCAGTGGGGTTGGAGCTGGTCCGAAAGATATGTAGCGAAAGGTGAGAAAGATTCGGGAAACGATAATGCATCCACTAAAAACGGTGTCAATATTACTAAGAGTGAAATTGCAAAATCTTACGCTCGTCACCAACTCAATTCCTCGGCCCCTACAACACCTCGTTCAAAATCAGGCGGACCAGTTGCATCTCGCAAACCTAAACCAAGTCCTAGCCCGAGGGCTACTGGGCTCAACACTAACGTTGATGATGATTTAAAAAGCGTTGTTAGCGTTAAAACAAAGGAGAATAGAAGGCATAGTGTCTCAGGGTCTATTGTGAAAAATGATGATAGTTTGCCTAATTCTCCAGCTGCTCGTAAACGAACTATGGTTGCCAAGTCAGCAAAGGCGAAGCCGCAGGAAAATGGGTTGTTGGAGAATGCGAAGAAACGGGTTACGAAAGAGGAATTTTGAGGCACCAAAGGCTAAATGATTTGTTGTTGGTTTGGTTTGTATACATCACAGAGGCTTGAAATAAGGAAAAGGTTGGATGTTTATTCAACATTTACTCTTAAAACTTGTAATTTGAAGGCAAAATTTCTGGATATATATTGTGTATTATAAaacattatttattatttacttgTTATGAAATTTTATGTAATTATGGTTGTCATGATTTATATCTACTTATTATTATGTCACGTTTATAGAATATATTCCTTTTTTGTTTTGTTGATGGTTAGGCTCCTACTGGGCATGTGAATGGTTCAAGCAGACAGAGAGATGATATGTAATACTATGTGAAAGGTATATGAAATGCTCCGCATTTTACTATTTCAAAGTGGTAAATataaaactaaaaagataaaacatTTTTAAGTTAAAATCAAAAAGATATACGGAGTACAATCTATACTAGCTGCAGGGGATATCGTCGGGCCGAATTTGGGCGGGATATAGATAATCTTGGACCCGAACCCTATTAAGAAACTTCGTCTCAAACCCGCCTCATACTCGACGGTCCTCAGTTAGTTACTCGTAATAACTAGCGGGTAAACGGGTATCCTTACATGTATTCCGGCTCTCTTTACATAGTAACTAAATAACGAGTAAACGGGTATCTTGAGGGGTATATTATCAACAAATATAcaaatttataaaataatatatttatattattgtatatattattaaaatgtatattatTGAAATTTAAGCGGGTCGGTTACACAGATTCGAGTTTATTTTCAGGTATACGACTGGATATTAGGTTTTATATTAAAAATCATACCCAGATCCGAACACAAATAAAATTCTAAAACCATCCTCGTACCCGATTATAAACCCGTGAATCTGATTAAACCCGGTCCAATTATATCGGATTTTGAGACTCCCCGTCGAGCTACTGAATATTTTTTTGCCATTCCTAATACCTGACCTTTAGGGTCATATAAATATACGTACATAGCTTgtgaattatattatattaatatattaattattaattaataattaatacggAGTATTAATAACTCTGAAATAACTCGttgcttatcatgcatttttatgatCTGTTTGCTGAATATTGAAAACCCTAAATTCAAAGGCCAAAGATTATTTCCAAGTTTTAATTTTGTTTGAGGCCTGAGATAACTCGATTAAATGGTTAGTCATACATTCTACTATATCTGATTATACTCTTCTGTTAAAATTAGGTCTATATTTGTTCTGTTAGGATTGGCACTTTTTGTACACTTATTTGAACGATTTACTTTGTTGATTAAAGCTTTTTGTTACAGTAATCATGTATAgctatttttttattatcattctaGTAATTATTTCATTTATTATGTTTGTTATAATTGCCAAAATAGGTTGATAAAAAAAACCCTAATAGCAGTTCTACGGCCACCATGAAAGAAGATCAGAATGACACTGAAGTAAAACGTCGTCGTTCTTGGAAGGTATGTGTAAATGTAGTTGTATATTATACGTATGTGTGAATTATATTACACGTATATTATATTGGCATAATAATTTGTTATCTAGCTTTAACatttaatttaacatctcttttatTTAAAAGCAAGCAATAATAATAAGCATATATAGAATGTTATAGTGGGACACACAATTGTGGCAACAGTTGGAgcctaattttaattttaatactaCTAAAAACTGTATCAGGAGACTACAGTTATAGTGGGACTTACAATTGCGGCAACTGTGTATGCACGTCGACGTTACGGACCAGCTTGGAGAAAGTTTAAAGCTGATTGTAAAGCAAGGGCTGAAGAGGCTGATGGTGCATCGAATCGAAATAATTATCCAGGTGGTTTTCAGAATACAATGACTACAAAAGAAGCTGCACTTATTCTTGGAATCGGGTACCTAAATTCTTGCCTGTTTTCCTTTAATCCATATGATGATATTGATTTCATGATGATGTAATTTGGTTGTGATTATTTTTGGCTCTGATGATTTTAACATGTGATTTaatgcttacatttacatatataatatatgttgTATTGTTTTTTCATGTATAGAGAAAGTAGCGCGACAGATAAAGTGAAGGAAGCGTATCTAAAGGCGATTACTAGGAACCATCCAGATACAGGGGGCAGTCCATATCTCGCCGCGAAAATTAATCAAGCAAAAGATGTGTTGATGAAGAAGACCAAAATACGTTGACCTTGTTGACCTGCGCTCTAGTTTTTCTAACCGAATTTAGATTTGTTGTACCTTGAATGTTTGTTCTTATATCTGCAAGTGTACGATGAACGTTTTCTTTTGAACCTATAGATCCTTCAGACTAAATGGCCAATTCAGCACTTGTAATGTGGTTTCATCTACAAAAGGTTTCACGTTTTCCAGGTGCATTGACTCCTCGTCATCCTATTTCGATAATTGTTTGAATTTATGAGATAATTGTTTCCCGTTTTAATTAGAGTTTGCATTGAATTAAAAGAGGTTTTTTTCGACTTCTAAATGTAGATCGAGTTCATTGTACTTATGAGTAAAATTTTATATTCAAATGGGTTATTGGGTTTATATTACCTACAACTTAAAGTTTGTTCTATATGGGGTCAGATttgtgttgttgatggtgcttAGTGTTTATTTGGAACTTTGTAAAGTCATCAGGGTTTTAGTTCTCTCATTGGTCAAATATGGAATATCCAAAAAGTTGATGAACACGACTGTAATTAATTGGCTATGTAAGCATTAGCCTCTTCACTCTATGGGCAAGTGAGAATAAGATTCGAAGGCACTCTATGGGCAAGTGAGAATAAGATTAAACCGAATTTGATTTCAGTTTTGGTTCGCTTTCAAATTTAAATTTTAGTTTCCGGTTTAGTTTTCAATTTTAATTATGtggttggtccctgtggtttacatcAAATGACGTCGttgatccttttttttttttttttttttttttttttttgacgttgTTGGTCACTATGGTTTACAAAATGGGCGTGGGTGGTCCGTACCTCAAACATCGTCAAATTAATTTGCTAAGTTTGATTATGTGAGTCGCATGTGAGGGGTAATTTCGTACTTTTAGGTTAACCCCCAATCGATAAAACCTAATAAACATAATTTCGTACACTCACAACCGCCGTCTTTAGTAACCACCACAACCTTCATCCTTAGTAATTACTGACGTAGCCATCCTCGGTCACCACCAACGCCATTATCCGTGCATAATCATATATGGTCCAAGAGACGACGGCCGTTTAAGAATGTAGATAAAAATCGATCTATTATTAAAGGTTAGAATATAAAGTTAATTTATTTCTTGTTTACATATTACCTCCATTTTGATTTTGACTTTATAATTTTAGATCTAGAAACTGGGTTTGATAAGAATAATATAAAAGTTTTGGTGCTCCCTCTGAAGAGGCAGCACAAGAGTCAGCACGAAAAATCCTTTAGAGCCAACAACAAAAAGACTTGTTAAATTTCACTAAGTGTTTTGCTTAGGAGGCAGAGGAAGCGTGTTATCTTTTAGAAGCAACAACCAAAACACTTGGCACGAAATTTGGCTATTAGCGTGCTGTCCAAGTTTTGATAAACGAAAGGATTATTCCTGAACCGATTATGCTATATTTGTGGCAAGGATAATTTTGTTTATGGAAAAGATTATTATCTTAACCACTTAATATTACGAGAGATATTTATGGAGAATCAATCTGATTGATTCGAATAAATCTTCTTTCATAATTACAGGTGCCTATAAATACATAGACGAATTATTCACGAGATAGAGAATATACGAAACCTAAATACTCTTCTGCGAAAAGGTTCTTGTTTTCTGCCAAAAATAAGAACATGATTTgtatcttatcccaaagtgatattcatgCAGCCCAGACAattagggtcgaataattactttcgaaaagtgataccacgattcggTGATTTATTCGGTCTTCAATTATTTTACTTACACGAAATTTTTAAAACCTCCAACATGATATTAACATGTGGTTTGAACTTTCGAGGTTACTATCCAAATAAATAAGGGTCATTACGCCAGAACTTCTTTTTGAGTTCCCCAAGTGTTTTCAACAAAAGTTATAATTAGAACGTTCTCATTTGTACAACGTTCTCATTTGTACacatccacacacacacacacacacacacacacacatatatatatttatatatatatataacacacacacacacacatatatatatatatatatatatatatatatatatatatatatatatatatatatatatatatatatatatatatatatatatatattatatatatatatgtgtgtgtgtgtgtgtgtgtgtgtgtatatatgttgtGTCCCGAAAATAATTAAGGATTCAATTATGACAAAACAACaattatgtacactaaaatgttatgtgcaaccAACATAGGGTTATTCATGTATAGACAGCATTTGTTGTTGTATCAAGTGTTCCAGTATGCTGcctggtctaccagcacaaggtagacagtattcttcaaccaGCACATGATGTGTGCCTAGCAAATCATGAAGATCAAGTGCACAGTAGAAGAACCAGACATGCAACACTTAGACGAATTATGATCCATTACAAGTATAATAGTTTTCTTTGTGGTCTACATCaataagtcgaagacaaagttgaacagaaaaggacacatgtcggcggctgacaagtgaccttacacgaCCACGGGGGAATACAGAAGTttaatgcatgtgcagacatgtgtaattCTTTATCAACGTCTAGGGAACCCAAACTTCTATTTAATTATCAAATAGTGGTGTCAAACCGAATTAGGATGTTTCTGCAAATAACTACCAAAGAGAAAAGAAAGAGAGTACGCTCTCTGATGCACTTGTctacacaagtacagacatcctatataccagtggacaatagatcaattacatggataatatgactactataaatagaagtatccactattgtaatactTAGTGGTATGGGTTTTATTAATTAGAGTCCAAACGTCTAATAGTTATAAGATATACTCTTTAGCTATACTTaggtgtaatctgtatcaaccaactgttTATTTCTCCATTGAACAGTTGTAATTCTTTGAGATtcatatcaataaaagaataatgTTGAAAATTACCCAAGGCACTTATTTAATTACTTGCTTGAATACAATTAACTGCTATATCACTTGTCtaattaaaaagaattgtattcaccccctacaatactcctattGTTATCCAAGGgatcaacaactggtatcagagcctcAGTCTTGATAATCTCATATCTTGGATTTAAATTATCTCATGGCCACATACAGCAACACCTCTTATCTTGAAAATGGTTCTTCAAACAGACCAcccaagtttgatgaagatgaatatgaaactTGGAGAGATAAGTTTAtgtttcaccttgagtctattgacccactcatgcctggtattgcaaaTAATGGCCCTTTCATCCCTACTGAAACACTTGACGATGTGCATGCTACAGCAGATACTCCTGCCGTTCATGGTAAAGAGGTTGTTCTTCCCCGATCAAGATGGGTGGATGAGGACaagcgtcgtgttggacttgaccctaagattaaAACTAtgatagctataactttacctaatcatgtgttcaaactgattaagagaAAACCAACTGCTAAAGCTATTTTAGATTATCTTGATGTCACCTATGATGGAAAGGATGAAGTTAGGCAAAACAAGATTAATGCCTTGAAAAAGGAATATGAGTTGTTCTTTGCTTAAAAAAGTGAGACCCTTaaacaaaccttcattaggtttaattctttagTTGCTGCCCTGGATAGTTTGAAAGTCAAGTATATTGACTTTGAACAggtgaacaaattcattgactcactgtccGCTAAATAGAAACCTATTACTGACCCATTTAGAACCAcgcagactttaaagaactttaacatgtcatctctctatggtacactttggaaccatgagaaggcagaagcaaaACTAGAACTtaatttgaaagaaaactttaagtctgccctcaCCACTTCAAAATCTATAAAGTCAGATGATACGACTCgtgttgctgctgctaaaaagaaagctcaaaaagtcttactggttcaaaagctgatggcagaagaagaggcagctgaagatgatgagggtagttgtactgggtctgaggaaagcactgatgatgatgaggttgaaGGATTTGCTGAAGGGATGGCTTTACTGGATGGAAAGTTCAAGAAATTTAACCGTAGTAGGACCAGTAAACCATACAAAGTGagcaagaaaccaagtgctaggtatggaAGTAAGTCAGTAAAGGGCCCCACAtccgagtgttacaattgtgggaaggtatgACACTTTGCATCTGAGTGCATGTCAAAAAAACCTTCTACACCTGCTAACTctttttcaaaatctgaaaagtacaagaacaagtacaaatatATGAAGGCCCAGATGAAGGAGAACTCAAAGGTt
The window above is part of the Rutidosis leptorrhynchoides isolate AG116_Rl617_1_P2 chromosome 1, CSIRO_AGI_Rlap_v1, whole genome shotgun sequence genome. Proteins encoded here:
- the LOC139865697 gene encoding protein IQ-DOMAIN 2-like, whose product is MGKKGGWLSSLKKTFSPISKERKRQKNIEEHHSVPDPPIVENAGGSDDFHPFPPPEEVKPIVAVDEPPQNVYSVAAASTATASTSMDATTPLHSGKSREEVAALKIQTIFRGYLARRALWGLRGLVRLKTVVEGPNVKRQTANTLKCTKNLSHLQSQINSRRIRMSEENQALQKQILRTKEFENMQNGDEWNDSVQSKEEMEAKLLSKYEATMRRERAMAYSFSHQQPWKKSAGTTNMLFMDPTNPQWGWSWSERYVAKGEKDSGNDNASTKNGVNITKSEIAKSYARHQLNSSAPTTPRSKSGGPVASRKPKPSPSPRATGLNTNVDDDLKSVVSVKTKENRRHSVSGSIVKNDDSLPNSPAARKRTMVAKSAKAKPQENGLLENAKKRVTKEEF
- the LOC139865707 gene encoding mitochondrial import inner membrane translocase subunit TIM14-1-like: MVDKKNPNSSSTATMKEDQNDTEVKRRRSWKETTVIVGLTIAATVYARRRYGPAWRKFKADCKARAEEADGASNRNNYPGGFQNTMTTKEAALILGIGESSATDKVKEAYLKAITRNHPDTGGSPYLAAKINQAKDVLMKKTKIR